Proteins from a single region of Burkholderiales bacterium:
- a CDS encoding DUF563 domain-containing protein: protein MDLAHRLLGPFLDPALTIRSVVARGVTPTWADAGAVVPASGAAAIDVLLTSPASLQAMLAEVDDGFAFSAVVLLASAPSQRDVSDIDRLRRDLFDLGLVWTASCAIPGGVAHGFLASASVGTLRGQGGLARGRVTVSTLGINGRFANQLFQYAYAKLYALRHGLAAAFPAWEGEALYALDDPRCTGEPLERWSFAGFSDDDRKLWDWANPPADLDLEGYFQETPACWRQHRPLLRRMFRLAGRRHEAIDAWRRRVTDDGRRTLVAVHVRRGDYRRLQHQLPYFRLVPEAWYVEWLHSIWPTLRDPLLFVATDEPDAVGPAFREFESVAAEFDEPAAALPEHVRDFEVLRRADHLALSNSSYPRMAAMLARDEQRCWLPSMRERRFLPYEPWIDPAFWERFAANGEAEPPHRSTPRPMAAMVARRTDAQVGAPSILIDVTDLMRYLGDHTTPTGIQRVHAELVRYLLALAHRPPIRLVALDGRDRLTVIDATRFVALLDGLGTGPAAPADARSRIDELVERSVPIAAGPPDVFIALGAFWTDRRAGRLARALKEAGATIGVLIHDLLPVDAPEYFAPGSIRTFVKSVVEAVTFADFAFTTTEYNRNSLVRFMSAGGFDCMPVHLLPLARERAANAPAGPDLSPRVAAILGTRFVLCVGTIEVRKNPSYLFQVWKLMAASGRSDIPTLVFVGRKGWLVRDFLEQLESSRGLDGRIVLLHDVSDVELDALYRHCLLTMFPSFAEGWGLPVGESLAHGKICLCSATGGIPEAGGAAADYLDPYNARDGLERLTRFLDDPELRRRREREIVELFEPRSWSAVAEALHASTLALARQARSPRRAPVLRLPMDRYLPISSDAELLRGDAIDGSLSADLACVSGWSMPGAGGVRAAGEEASLRFRTTAPPNADVVVVLRLAAGAGAWRLAIRSQDGARTDVDLEPGGETVGVLACRIGADQVVDLRLSTTQREGTSPGASWTLRGLMLFEPGRAVDAGDVMAARRWPVGDPRAGVALEADREEVAEASTRDDLRLTTSVSMDDRNRAASFGAFLHSGDTWWPSEASPRLDPPIVADDADLRVFVAGCAKGSHVGPVGHDRIRLVRRSDVYVSMARFSEGAIFDRSGVWRAMGYLRGAPPGSAPWLTVESDGLRIDRAALAAAPHHDASCLVFYNGNLHNYYHWVAEGLLGLDLMTRALGPDAGRRILLPKSMDVAAAFDHRRALAAVGLDRGVEEVSADLVHVREAVWVDSDLVQTMPAPYLEDFRCGVAMRHDVPGMRRDRRLFIARRGPTRTIANHAQVQETLERLGFETVYLEGMDVAEQIRLFRGAAFIVGPHGAGLANLLFCAAGTRVIEFMPSIEFRPFFWLISAKLDLVHGILFCPTSAEQGFQGALGVDVGKLQALVRRVEAASASGRSGGPPSSVSSAA, encoded by the coding sequence ATGGACCTCGCCCATCGGCTGCTTGGACCCTTCCTCGATCCTGCGCTGACGATTCGGTCCGTCGTCGCACGGGGCGTCACGCCGACATGGGCGGACGCGGGCGCGGTCGTGCCTGCGTCCGGCGCGGCAGCCATCGACGTGCTGCTGACCTCTCCCGCATCGCTGCAGGCGATGTTGGCGGAGGTCGATGACGGCTTCGCGTTCTCCGCTGTCGTGCTTCTCGCGTCCGCGCCGTCGCAGCGGGACGTGAGCGACATCGACCGGTTGCGGCGCGACCTCTTCGATCTCGGCCTCGTGTGGACCGCGTCGTGCGCGATTCCGGGCGGTGTCGCCCACGGCTTTCTCGCCTCGGCGTCGGTGGGGACGCTGCGCGGGCAGGGCGGGCTTGCGCGCGGCCGCGTCACGGTCTCGACGCTCGGGATCAACGGGCGCTTCGCGAACCAGCTCTTCCAGTACGCGTACGCGAAGCTCTACGCGCTGCGCCACGGTCTGGCGGCGGCGTTCCCGGCGTGGGAGGGCGAAGCACTCTACGCGCTCGATGATCCCCGCTGCACGGGCGAGCCGCTCGAGCGCTGGAGTTTCGCCGGCTTCAGCGACGACGATCGCAAGCTCTGGGATTGGGCGAACCCGCCGGCGGACCTGGATCTGGAAGGCTACTTCCAGGAAACGCCCGCGTGCTGGCGGCAGCATCGTCCGCTACTGCGGCGGATGTTCCGGCTCGCGGGCCGCCGTCATGAGGCCATCGACGCGTGGCGGCGACGCGTGACCGACGACGGCCGGAGGACGCTCGTCGCGGTGCACGTGCGCCGCGGCGACTATCGCCGGCTTCAGCACCAGTTGCCGTATTTCCGCCTGGTGCCCGAAGCCTGGTACGTCGAGTGGCTGCACTCGATCTGGCCGACGCTGCGCGATCCGCTTCTGTTCGTCGCGACCGACGAGCCCGATGCGGTCGGTCCGGCCTTCCGCGAGTTCGAGTCGGTGGCAGCGGAGTTCGACGAGCCGGCCGCGGCGCTGCCGGAGCATGTGCGCGACTTCGAGGTGTTGCGGCGGGCCGACCATCTGGCGCTGTCCAACAGCAGCTACCCCCGGATGGCCGCGATGCTCGCGCGCGACGAACAGCGTTGCTGGTTGCCGTCGATGCGCGAACGGCGCTTCCTGCCCTACGAGCCCTGGATCGACCCGGCGTTCTGGGAACGCTTCGCCGCGAACGGCGAGGCGGAGCCGCCGCATCGCTCGACACCGCGTCCGATGGCGGCGATGGTCGCGCGCCGAACCGACGCGCAGGTAGGTGCGCCGTCGATCCTGATCGACGTGACCGACCTGATGCGCTACCTCGGCGATCACACGACGCCGACCGGCATCCAGCGCGTCCACGCCGAACTCGTGCGGTATCTGCTCGCGCTCGCGCACCGACCGCCGATCCGCCTCGTCGCGCTCGATGGCCGCGATCGGCTCACGGTCATCGACGCGACCCGGTTCGTCGCACTCCTCGACGGGCTCGGCACGGGACCCGCGGCGCCGGCCGACGCGCGGTCCCGGATCGACGAACTCGTCGAGCGCTCTGTCCCGATCGCCGCCGGACCGCCCGACGTCTTCATCGCGCTCGGCGCGTTCTGGACCGATCGGCGGGCGGGCAGGCTGGCGCGTGCGCTCAAGGAGGCGGGCGCGACCATCGGCGTGCTGATCCACGACTTGCTGCCGGTCGACGCGCCCGAGTACTTCGCGCCGGGGTCGATACGGACATTCGTGAAGAGCGTCGTGGAGGCGGTCACGTTCGCCGATTTCGCCTTCACGACGACCGAGTACAACCGGAACTCGCTCGTGCGCTTCATGTCCGCCGGCGGCTTCGACTGCATGCCCGTCCACCTGTTGCCGCTCGCGCGCGAGCGGGCCGCGAACGCGCCGGCGGGACCGGACTTGTCGCCGCGGGTGGCGGCGATCCTCGGCACGCGCTTCGTGCTGTGCGTCGGCACGATCGAGGTGCGAAAGAACCCCTCCTACCTGTTCCAGGTGTGGAAGCTGATGGCGGCATCCGGCCGCAGCGACATTCCGACGCTCGTGTTCGTCGGCCGCAAGGGCTGGCTCGTGCGCGACTTCCTGGAGCAGCTCGAATCGAGCCGCGGCCTCGACGGCAGGATCGTGCTGTTGCACGATGTCTCGGACGTCGAGCTCGATGCACTCTACCGGCATTGCCTGCTGACGATGTTCCCGAGCTTCGCCGAAGGCTGGGGGCTGCCGGTGGGCGAGAGTCTCGCGCACGGCAAGATCTGCCTGTGCTCGGCGACCGGAGGCATTCCCGAAGCCGGCGGCGCGGCGGCGGACTATCTCGATCCGTACAACGCGCGCGACGGGCTCGAACGTCTCACGCGCTTTCTCGACGATCCGGAGTTGCGCCGGCGCCGCGAACGGGAAATCGTCGAACTCTTCGAGCCGAGGTCGTGGAGTGCGGTGGCGGAAGCGCTGCATGCCTCGACGCTGGCGCTGGCGCGCCAGGCGCGGTCCCCCCGACGGGCTCCCGTCCTGCGCCTCCCGATGGACCGCTACCTGCCGATCTCGAGCGATGCGGAATTGCTTCGCGGCGACGCCATCGACGGGTCGCTCTCCGCCGACCTCGCCTGCGTCTCGGGCTGGAGCATGCCCGGTGCCGGCGGAGTACGCGCCGCCGGGGAAGAAGCCTCGCTACGATTCAGGACGACGGCGCCGCCGAATGCCGATGTCGTCGTGGTCCTGCGGCTCGCCGCAGGCGCTGGCGCATGGCGCCTCGCGATCCGGTCGCAGGACGGCGCGCGGACCGACGTGGACCTCGAGCCCGGTGGCGAAACGGTCGGTGTGCTTGCTTGCCGGATCGGCGCGGACCAGGTCGTCGACCTGCGGCTCTCGACAACGCAGCGCGAAGGTACGTCGCCCGGTGCTTCATGGACGCTGCGGGGCTTGATGTTGTTCGAGCCGGGTCGTGCGGTCGACGCCGGCGATGTCATGGCCGCGCGGCGGTGGCCGGTCGGTGATCCGCGCGCAGGCGTTGCGCTCGAAGCAGATCGTGAGGAGGTTGCCGAAGCTTCGACGCGCGACGACCTTCGGCTGACCACCTCCGTGTCGATGGACGACCGGAACCGGGCCGCGTCGTTCGGCGCTTTCCTGCATTCGGGCGATACCTGGTGGCCGTCGGAAGCCTCGCCGCGGCTCGACCCGCCGATCGTCGCGGACGACGCGGACTTGCGGGTGTTCGTCGCCGGATGCGCGAAAGGCTCGCACGTCGGTCCGGTCGGCCACGACCGGATCCGGCTCGTGCGCCGCAGCGACGTGTACGTGTCGATGGCGCGATTCTCCGAGGGCGCGATCTTCGATCGCAGCGGCGTGTGGCGCGCGATGGGCTACCTGCGGGGTGCCCCGCCGGGATCGGCGCCCTGGCTCACCGTCGAGAGCGACGGTCTGCGGATCGACCGCGCTGCGCTGGCGGCGGCGCCGCATCACGACGCGTCGTGCCTCGTCTTCTACAACGGCAACCTGCACAACTACTACCACTGGGTCGCCGAAGGGCTGCTCGGTCTCGATCTCATGACGCGGGCGCTCGGGCCCGACGCCGGGCGCCGGATCCTGTTGCCGAAGTCGATGGACGTGGCGGCGGCGTTCGACCATCGGCGCGCGCTCGCCGCGGTCGGGCTGGACCGAGGCGTCGAGGAAGTCTCCGCGGATCTCGTGCACGTCCGGGAGGCCGTCTGGGTCGACAGCGACCTCGTCCAGACGATGCCCGCGCCCTACCTCGAGGACTTCCGGTGCGGCGTCGCGATGCGCCACGATGTCCCCGGAATGCGCCGCGACCGACGCCTGTTCATCGCGCGACGGGGACCGACGCGGACGATCGCCAACCACGCGCAGGTCCAGGAAACGCTGGAGCGCCTCGGCTTCGAGACCGTCTACCTCGAAGGCATGGACGTGGCGGAGCAGATCCGGCTCTTCCGCGGAGCCGCGTTCATCGTGGGCCCGCACGGCGCAGGCCTCGCGAACCTCCTGTTCTGCGCGGCCGGCACCCGGGTCATCGAGTTCATGCCGTCGATCGAATTCCGTCCGTTCTTCTGGCTGATCTCGGCGAAGCTCGACCTCGTGCATGGCATCCTGTTCTGCCCGACGTCGGCGGAACAGGGTTTCCAGGGCGCGCTCGGCGTCGACGTCGGCAAGCTGCAGGCGCTCGTTCGCCGCGTCGAGGCCGCATCAGCGTCCGGACGCAGCGGTGGCCCACCGTCGTCGGTGTCGAGCGCGGCGTGA
- a CDS encoding HupE/UreJ family protein, translating into MTACARRAAGRAAVVALSYAPSLAHAHLVSTGLGPVYDGILHFALSPELVLPVFAIAILAGLRGRMHARLALVALPLAWSLGGIAGEVSAVAVPDALAWLPLLLAGGLVALDLGLPPFATTAIAAVFGLALGFANGAALAQTGAGMRGVLGSTAAIFVLVALGAAAVAAWKSGWLRIAWRVAGSWIAAGGLLLLGWSLR; encoded by the coding sequence GTGACAGCGTGCGCCCGGCGAGCCGCGGGGCGAGCAGCGGTCGTCGCGCTGTCGTACGCTCCATCGCTCGCGCACGCGCATCTCGTTTCGACCGGCCTGGGTCCGGTCTACGACGGCATCCTGCATTTCGCGCTGTCGCCGGAACTCGTGCTCCCGGTGTTCGCGATCGCGATCCTCGCCGGCCTGCGAGGCAGGATGCACGCGCGGCTCGCCCTCGTCGCGTTACCGCTGGCGTGGTCGCTCGGGGGCATCGCCGGAGAGGTGTCCGCAGTCGCGGTGCCCGACGCGCTGGCCTGGTTGCCGCTTCTGCTCGCGGGAGGCCTCGTCGCGCTCGATCTCGGACTGCCGCCGTTCGCGACGACGGCGATCGCCGCCGTGTTCGGCCTCGCGCTCGGCTTCGCGAACGGCGCTGCGCTGGCCCAGACCGGTGCGGGGATGCGCGGGGTGCTCGGCAGCACGGCGGCGATCTTCGTCCTTGTCGCCCTGGGCGCCGCGGCGGTGGCCGCCTGGAAATCGGGATGGTTGCGAATCGCCTGGCGCGTCGCCGGCAGCTGGATCGCCGCCGGGGGATTGCTGTTGCTCGGTTGGTCGCTGCGCTGA
- a CDS encoding HupE/UreJ family protein: MRLSFHARLVVAAALAATSLPTFAHSETGQASGFLTGFAHPFSGLDHILAMVAVGLWGAQLGAPAIWILPLTFPLVMAFGGFLGLVGVGIPGVELGIAASAVLLGAAVMTERRIPLFAAAALVGFFAIFHGHAHGTELPPGQSGLLYSLGFVVATGCLHAIGIAAGAVHRWPSGKVALRVAGSVVSLAGLVFLWRAVA, from the coding sequence ATGCGACTTTCGTTCCACGCCAGGCTCGTCGTTGCCGCCGCGCTCGCGGCCACCTCGCTGCCGACATTCGCGCATTCCGAGACCGGTCAGGCGTCGGGATTTCTCACCGGCTTCGCGCACCCGTTCTCCGGGCTCGACCACATCCTCGCGATGGTCGCCGTCGGCCTGTGGGGCGCGCAGCTCGGCGCGCCGGCGATCTGGATCCTGCCGCTGACGTTCCCGCTGGTGATGGCGTTCGGCGGCTTCCTGGGCCTCGTCGGCGTGGGCATCCCGGGTGTCGAATTGGGCATCGCGGCCTCCGCGGTGCTGCTCGGCGCAGCGGTGATGACTGAGCGTCGCATCCCGCTCTTCGCCGCGGCCGCGCTCGTCGGCTTCTTCGCGATCTTCCACGGACATGCGCATGGCACCGAGCTTCCTCCCGGCCAGAGCGGGCTCCTCTACAGCCTCGGGTTCGTGGTGGCGACCGGTTGCCTGCACGCGATCGGCATCGCCGCCGGCGCCGTGCATCGCTGGCCCTCCGGCAAGGTCGCGTTGCGCGTCGCCGGAAGTGTCGTGAGTCTCGCCGGCCTCGTCTTCCTCTGGAGAGCGGTTGCGTGA
- a CDS encoding HupE/UreJ family protein, whose product MTLGRTLRSAARWALLALVVVFAPFAHAHEARPAYLQLTETGPGRYDVVWRTPLLSGMRLPVVVRFPEGTRALTGPNERDFNDSIVERRTIEIDGGLEGKSVEFVGLQATITDVLARVQTRDGRMSMTLVQPSSPRLEVTAPQGTLAVFATYVRHGVEHILLGIDHLLFVFGLLLIVRTPWMLVKAITAFTVAHSITLAVATLGYAHIPAPPLNAAIALSILFLGPEIVRVWRGETSFTIRHPWIVAFAFGLLHGFGFASGLTALGLPQGDIPLALFAFNVGVEIGQLAFVALILLTVRAFKVLELHWSKAMQLAPGYVVGTFGAFWTIQRVVMMIEGG is encoded by the coding sequence ACGCGCACGAGGCTCGCCCCGCGTACCTGCAGCTCACCGAGACCGGTCCCGGCCGCTACGACGTCGTCTGGCGTACGCCGCTCCTCTCGGGCATGCGCCTGCCGGTCGTCGTCCGGTTCCCCGAGGGGACGCGCGCCCTGACCGGACCCAACGAGCGCGATTTCAACGATTCGATCGTCGAGCGGCGCACGATCGAGATCGACGGCGGCCTGGAAGGCAAGTCGGTCGAGTTCGTCGGCCTGCAGGCGACGATCACCGACGTGCTCGCACGCGTGCAGACGCGCGACGGCAGGATGTCGATGACGCTCGTGCAGCCGTCGAGTCCGCGCCTCGAGGTGACCGCGCCTCAGGGGACGCTCGCCGTGTTCGCGACCTACGTCCGCCACGGCGTCGAGCACATCCTGCTCGGCATCGATCACCTGCTGTTCGTGTTCGGCCTGCTGCTGATCGTGCGCACGCCGTGGATGCTGGTGAAGGCGATCACCGCGTTCACCGTCGCGCACAGCATCACGCTGGCCGTCGCCACGCTCGGCTACGCGCACATTCCGGCTCCGCCGCTCAACGCCGCGATCGCGCTCTCGATCCTGTTCCTCGGGCCCGAGATCGTGCGGGTGTGGCGCGGCGAGACGAGCTTCACGATCCGCCATCCATGGATCGTCGCGTTCGCGTTCGGCCTGTTGCACGGGTTCGGGTTCGCGAGCGGGCTCACGGCGCTCGGCCTGCCGCAGGGCGACATTCCGCTCGCGCTCTTCGCGTTCAACGTGGGCGTCGAGATCGGGCAGCTCGCGTTCGTCGCGCTGATCCTGCTCACGGTGCGCGCGTTCAAGGTACTCGAGCTGCACTGGTCGAAGGCGATGCAACTCGCGCCTGGCTACGTCGTCGGGACGTTCGGCGCATTCTGGACGATCCAGCGCGTCGTGATGATGATCGAGGGCGGATGA